From a single Molothrus ater isolate BHLD 08-10-18 breed brown headed cowbird chromosome Z, BPBGC_Mater_1.1, whole genome shotgun sequence genomic region:
- the LOC118699836 gene encoding myogenesis-regulating glycosidase-like — MDTRITHRSGKHGNFPKDGAKEGHLTDIVAPVKPSKELRPMLGAILLGLILFIAAVVAWCYYTVSLRKAERLKTELMDLRADGFVIRNQHGEVVFRLAFRSGSLDLESCSKEGEILSCSRSSRGPLNFFIQTVKPKDTVMCYRVRWEELAAGPAVEHTMFWEDAHWYGGSEMSIQHWPIRLAGYQEPVPYVTSDVYSFRDSFGGILERYWLSSKAAAIKINDSVPFHLGFNATERALFFQARYKDSPYKPPPGQQPFPELSYRVCVGSDITSIHKYMVRRYFNKPSKIPAENAFRYPIWSTWALYKNDIDQDKVLNFARDIKKYHFNCSHIEIDDMYTQAYGDFDFDPVKFPNVTEMFAKLREDGFKVTLWIHPFIHIDSPNYEVGIEHQLFIKEPTGRLPAMVEWWNGIGAILDFTNPAARDWFQSHLRQLRHKYGISSFKFDAGETSYLPKQFSTFRPLSDPSIWSRRYTEMAIPFYELAEVRVGYQSQNISCFFRIIDRDSVWGYELGLKSLIPTVLTISMLGYPFVLPDMIGGNFLPNKTEGAAEIPNRELYVRWLELSAFMPSMQFSIPPWLYDKEVVEIAQKFTQLHESLVAPLLLELAGEVTDTGDPIIRPIWWISPRDEATHRIDSQFLIGDTLMVAPVLEMGKQERDVYLPAGKWRSYKGELFEKTPVLLTDYPVDLDEVAYFLWVS, encoded by the coding sequence ATGGACACTCGGATTACCCACCGCTCGGGAAAACATGGAAACTTTCCAAAGGACGGTGCCAAAGAAGGGCACTTGACTGACATTGTAGCACCAGTGAAGCCCTCCAAGGAGCTGAGGCCGATGCTGGGTGCCATCCTGCTGGGCCTCATCCTGTTCATTGCAGCGGTGGTGGCCTGGTGCTACTACACGGTGTCCCTGAGGAAGGCGGAGCGGCTCAAGACAGAGCTGATGGACCTGCGGGCGGACGGCTTCGTCATCCGCAACCAGCACGGCGAGGTGGTGTTCCGGCTGGCCTTCCGCTCGGGCAGCCTGGACCTGGAGTCGTGCTCCAAGGAGGGTGAGATCCTGAGCTGCTCACGCTCGAGCCGGGGCCCGCTCAACTTCTTCATCCAGACGGTGAAGCCCAAGGACACGGTGATGTGCTACCGCGTGCGCTGGGAGGAGCTGGCGGCCGGCCCGGCCGTGGAGCACACCATGTTCTGGGAGGACGCCCACTGGTACGGGGGCTCGGAGATGAGCATCCAGCACTGGCCCATCCGCCTGGCTGGCTACCAGGAGCCCGTACCCTACGTGACCAGCGACGTCTACTCCTTCCGCGACAGCTTTGGCGGCATCCTCGAGCGCTACTGGCTCTCCTCCAAGGCGGCGGCCATCAAGATCAACGACTCCGTGCCCTTCCACCTGGGCTTCAACGCCACCGAGCGCGCCCTCTTCTTCCAGGCCCGTTACAAGGACTCGCCCTACAAGCCCCCACCAGGCCAGCAGCCCTTCCCCGAGCTCAGCTACCGCGTCTGCGTGGGCTCCGACATCACCTCCATCCACAAGTACATGGTGCGCAGGTACTTCAACAAGCCCTCCAAGATCCCTGCTGAGAACGCCTTCCGGTACCCCATATGGTCCACATGGGCCCTCTACAAGAATGATATCGACCAGGATAAAGTTCTGAATTTTGCAAGAGACATTAAGAAGTACCATTTTAACTGCAGCCACATAGAGATTGATGACATGTACACCCAGGCCTATGGAGATTTTGACTTTGACCCTGTCAAGTTCCCCAACGTAACTGAGATGTTTGCAAAGCTGAGAGAAGATGGCTTTAAGGTCACTCTGTGGATTCATCCTTTTATACACATAGATTCGCCCAATTATGAAGTGGGGATTGAGCATCAGCTGTTCATCAAGGAGCCCACGGGGCGGCTGCCGGCCATGGTGGAGTGGTGGAACGGCATCGGGGCCATCCTGGACTTCACCAACCCAGCAGCCCGTGACTGGTTCCAGAGCCACCTGCGCCAGCTGCGGCACAAGTACGGCATCTCGTCCTTCAAGTTTGACGCGGGCGAGACCAGCTACCTGCCCAAGCAGTTCAGCACCTTCCGCCCGCTGTCCGACCCCAGCATCTGGTCCCGGCGCTACACGGAGATGGCCATCCCCTTCTACGAGCTGGCCGAGGTGCGCGTGGGCTACCAGTCACAGAACATCTCCTGCTTCTTCCGCATCATTGACCGTGACTCTGTCTGGGGCTACGAGCTCGGCCTCAAGTCCCTCATCCCCACTGTCCTCACCATCAGCATGCTGGGCTACCCCTTTGTCCTGCCAGATATGATCGGAGGAAACTTCCTCCCCAACAAGACGGAGGGGGCGGCTGAGATCCCCAACCGGGAGCTGTACGTGCGCTGGCTGGAGCTGTCGGCCTTCATGCCCTCCATGCAGTTCTCCATCCCACCCTGGCTCTACGACAAGGAGGTGGTGGAGATCGCCCAGAAGTTCACGCAGCTCCACGAGTCCCTGGTGGCCccgctgctgctggagctggcgGGGGAGGTCACCGACACGGGCGACCCCATCATCCGTCCCATCTGGTGGATCTCGCCCCGCGACGAGGCCACTCACCGCATCGACTCCCAGTTCCTCATTGGGGACACCCTGATGGTGGCTCCTGTGCTGGAGATGGGCAAGCAGGAGCGCGATGTCTACCTGCCAGCGGGCAAGTGGCGCAGCTACAAGGGGGAGCTGTTTGAGAAGACCCCGGTGCTGCTCACCGACTATCCCGTTGATCTGGACGAAGTTGCCTATTTCCTCTGGGTTTCCTAA